A region of Mammaliicoccus sp. Dog046 DNA encodes the following proteins:
- a CDS encoding IS3 family transposase (programmed frameshift) translates to MKRVAYSVETKYKVVEMKLKGYSAREIMDALNIKNESQVKVWWKWYRNGETHRFNQQVGKQYSYGKGNEEFSTVETLKIELKRKEVENEIFKKVQGIGKEVVPEVVVELVNELKSKYTVKVILEALDIPKSNYYRWKNKDFSISEDEREIIELCKKHRFTYGYRKITALLNRKNNKKINHKKVQRIMQKHKLNCKVRVKKSKRPGNPYYKTHNLLNRNFKAEKPLEVLLTDITYLPFGNTMLYLSSIMDAYNGEIVAYKIGKNQNQELVNETLKQLQLEPGAILHSDQGSVYTSYEYYALCTEKGITRSMSRKGTPADNAPIECFHASLKCETFYLNSELRSSNTIVIDIVENYIENYNKVRIQQKLGYLSPIEYRKLAA, encoded by the exons ATGAAAAGAGTGGCATATTCAGTTGAAACAAAATATAAAGTAGTAGAAATGAAACTTAAAGGATATAGCGCAAGAGAAATAATGGATGCTTTAAATATTAAAAATGAATCTCAAGTTAAAGTGTGGTGGAAATGGTATAGAAATGGGGAAACACATAGATTCAATCAACAAGTAGGTAAACAATATTCCTATGGAAAAGGAAATGAAGAATTTAGCACTGTTGAAACACTAAAAATTGAATTAAAGCGCAAAGAAGTAGAAAATGAAATTT TTAAAAAAGTACAAGGAATTGGAAAGGAAGTGGTCCCAGAAGTAGTTGTTGAATTAGTAAATGAATTGAAATCTAAATATACAGTGAAAGTCATTTTAGAAGCTTTAGATATTCCAAAATCAAATTATTACAGATGGAAAAACAAAGATTTCAGTATATCTGAGGATGAACGAGAAATTATAGAACTATGTAAGAAACATCGTTTTACATATGGTTATAGAAAAATAACTGCCTTGTTAAATAGAAAAAATAATAAAAAAATTAATCACAAGAAAGTACAAAGGATTATGCAAAAACATAAATTAAATTGTAAAGTACGCGTGAAGAAATCGAAAAGACCAGGAAACCCATATTATAAGACACATAATCTATTGAATAGAAATTTCAAAGCAGAGAAACCTTTAGAAGTACTTTTAACAGATATCACTTATTTACCCTTCGGGAATACAATGTTGTATCTTTCATCTATCATGGATGCTTACAATGGTGAAATTGTGGCATATAAAATTGGTAAAAACCAAAATCAAGAATTAGTAAATGAGACATTAAAACAACTTCAATTGGAACCAGGAGCTATATTACATAGTGATCAAGGAAGTGTGTATACTTCTTATGAATACTATGCCCTATGTACAGAAAAAGGCATTACCAGAAGCATGTCCCGTAAGGGAACGCCAGCTGATAATGCCCCAATAGAATGTTTTCATGCCTCTCTAAAGTGTGAAACATTCTACTTAAACAGTGAGCTTAGAAGCTCTAATACTATTGTAATAGATATTGTCGAAAATTACATTGAAAACTATAATAAAGTTAGAATTCAACAAAAACTAGGCTACTTATCCCCTATAGAATATAGGAAATTAGCAGCCTAG
- a CDS encoding LacI family DNA-binding transcriptional regulator, which produces MPNLNDVAKKAGVSPSTVSRVLNNHPYVNKEKREKVLQVIKDINYIPNINAIHLKTGKTHLIGVIIPFSSHPYFSKLIQGISEEAIKMNKKIVLFQTAYDLDQELDALEMLKLKQLDGLIICSRNISLNIINDYLQYGPISIFENTDHTNLHSTYIDHYEAFLKALNHLYDYGHRHIGCVVNRTKSTSSIQRIQAYKDFCKNKELTFDPQNIFENYVLLEDGNKLCKKLESLTHPPTAIIVTGDSTAAGLILSINDDLKQRLSIIGFENHEISNLVNLTTVEIPLLQIGRHLFKQLYNTSISHTSFETKLIQRESVKNLNR; this is translated from the coding sequence ATGCCTAATTTAAATGATGTTGCTAAAAAAGCCGGTGTTTCCCCTAGTACAGTTTCTAGAGTCTTAAATAATCACCCTTATGTTAATAAAGAAAAGAGAGAAAAAGTTTTACAAGTCATTAAAGATATAAATTACATCCCTAATATTAATGCTATTCATTTAAAAACGGGGAAAACACATTTAATTGGAGTAATTATTCCTTTCTCAAGTCATCCTTACTTTTCAAAACTTATACAGGGTATATCTGAAGAAGCAATTAAAATGAATAAAAAAATTGTACTCTTTCAAACTGCTTATGACCTTGATCAAGAACTTGATGCACTTGAAATGTTAAAACTGAAACAACTTGATGGACTGATTATCTGTTCAAGAAACATTTCTTTAAATATTATCAATGATTATCTTCAATATGGTCCGATATCCATTTTTGAAAACACAGATCATACAAATTTACATTCTACATACATAGACCACTACGAAGCATTTTTAAAAGCATTAAATCATTTGTACGATTACGGTCATAGGCACATCGGTTGTGTCGTTAATAGAACAAAGAGTACAAGTTCAATACAACGCATTCAAGCATATAAAGATTTTTGTAAAAATAAAGAACTTACATTTGATCCACAGAACATTTTCGAAAACTATGTCTTACTAGAAGATGGCAATAAATTATGTAAAAAGCTTGAATCGTTAACACACCCACCTACTGCTATTATTGTTACGGGTGACAGCACTGCTGCAGGATTAATCTTAAGTATAAATGATGATTTAAAACAACGTTTATCAATAATTGGATTTGAGAATCATGAAATATCAAACCTAGTCAACTTAACAACAGTAGAAATTCCCCTACTGCAAATAGGTAGACATTTATTTAAACAACTATATAACACTTCTATAAGTCACACATCATTTGAAACTAAACTAATACAAAGAGAATCCGTTAAGAATTTAAACCGTTGA
- a CDS encoding PTS transporter subunit IIC, which translates to MNQHYTVKEFFFNILNGIGVGIVIALIPNAILGVLFSYLAQFHPLLEMFYQALILMQFAMSFIIGIVVANQFKFQATDAVMIGAAGLIGSGALHYENGQFTFASIGDVVNLIVVLIISCYLMIKLKGKFGSLDMLILPIVISVFSGFIGMLTLPYVSIVTKGIGKLIEQFSTFNPLLMCILIAIAYALLMVTPISVVAIATAVGLQGLSSGAGNMGIVAACVTFLMGSWKVNDKGINIVLIIGAAKMMIPVYFKNPIIIIPLMINGLMSGLLTYFVGIKGTPMSTGFGYTGFVGPANALKFMDGSILNNVLLLICAYFVIPFVFAFLVHKLCLKYLPKYKKEIFLFKETS; encoded by the coding sequence ATGAATCAGCATTACACAGTTAAAGAATTTTTCTTTAACATATTAAATGGAATAGGTGTAGGTATTGTCATCGCACTTATACCAAACGCAATACTGGGCGTATTATTTAGTTATTTAGCTCAATTTCATCCATTGCTAGAAATGTTTTATCAAGCATTAATACTGATGCAATTTGCGATGAGCTTCATTATTGGTATTGTTGTTGCGAATCAATTTAAATTCCAAGCAACCGATGCAGTTATGATTGGTGCAGCTGGTTTAATCGGTTCTGGTGCACTTCATTACGAAAATGGACAATTCACATTCGCCAGCATAGGTGATGTCGTCAATTTAATAGTTGTATTAATTATTAGTTGCTATTTAATGATTAAATTAAAAGGTAAATTTGGATCATTAGATATGTTGATTTTACCAATTGTGATTTCAGTATTCAGTGGCTTTATTGGTATGCTAACATTGCCTTATGTGAGCATCGTGACTAAAGGAATCGGTAAATTAATTGAACAGTTCTCTACATTCAATCCATTACTTATGTGTATCTTAATTGCTATAGCATATGCATTGTTAATGGTTACACCTATATCAGTAGTTGCGATTGCAACAGCTGTTGGTTTACAAGGTTTAAGTTCAGGGGCAGGTAATATGGGTATTGTAGCTGCTTGTGTGACATTCTTAATGGGATCATGGAAAGTGAATGATAAAGGTATAAATATCGTATTAATCATCGGCGCTGCTAAAATGATGATACCGGTCTATTTTAAAAATCCTATTATTATAATTCCGTTAATGATAAATGGATTAATGAGTGGTTTATTAACTTATTTTGTAGGGATTAAAGGTACGCCAATGTCTACAGGATTTGGTTATACAGGATTTGTCGGTCCAGCAAATGCATTGAAGTTCATGGATGGTTCGATATTAAATAATGTCTTATTATTGATTTGTGCATATTTTGTTATACCATTTGTATTTGCATTTCTTGTACATAAACTTTGTTTGAAATACTTACCAAAGTATAAAAAAGAAATCTTTTTATTTAAAGAAACATCGTAA